The Urbifossiella limnaea genome has a window encoding:
- a CDS encoding ISAs1 family transposase, with amino-acid sequence MATTRVNVEAIGSYFESLSDPRHVRNRKHLLVDVVVIAVCGLVCGCDGPTAIHRWAANRRDWPDEFLTLPNGVPSRDCIRRVLIALQPEAFQRCFQEWIADALAPAGGGPGRLVAIDGKTLRRSHDAANGLGPLHVVSAWASEHGVALGQVATEEKSNEITAIPVLLKQIELARAVVTIDAMGCQKDVARDVVAGGGDFVIAVKDNQPKLAEAIGSVVEKHLDGELEARKRRRHETDERGHGRRDERFYFVAQVPPDFAARAEWPWVKAVGTAVRVTTHADGTQSDEVRYDMLSRFLSGKRFGEAVRAHWGIESMHWVLDVTFREDESRTRERVLANNLSWLRRFAVTLLKRHPIKDSIRGKMIRCLMNTQFLDEVLTLPAV; translated from the coding sequence ATGGCGACCACGAGGGTCAACGTCGAAGCCATCGGCTCCTACTTCGAGTCGTTGTCCGACCCCCGGCACGTCCGCAACCGGAAGCACCTCCTGGTTGACGTCGTGGTGATCGCCGTGTGCGGCCTGGTGTGCGGGTGCGACGGCCCGACCGCCATCCACCGGTGGGCCGCCAACCGCCGGGATTGGCCCGACGAGTTCCTCACGCTGCCCAACGGCGTCCCCTCACGGGATTGCATCCGCCGGGTGCTGATCGCCCTCCAGCCCGAGGCTTTCCAGCGCTGCTTCCAGGAGTGGATCGCCGACGCCCTGGCACCCGCCGGGGGCGGCCCCGGCCGCCTGGTCGCCATCGACGGCAAGACGCTCCGGCGGTCCCACGATGCGGCCAACGGGCTGGGTCCGCTGCACGTCGTCAGCGCCTGGGCGAGCGAGCACGGGGTCGCGTTGGGCCAGGTCGCGACCGAGGAGAAGTCGAACGAGATCACTGCCATCCCCGTCCTGCTGAAGCAGATCGAGCTCGCCAGGGCCGTGGTCACGATCGACGCGATGGGGTGCCAGAAGGACGTCGCGCGGGACGTCGTGGCCGGCGGCGGGGACTTCGTGATCGCCGTGAAGGACAACCAGCCGAAGCTCGCCGAGGCCATCGGGTCGGTCGTCGAGAAGCACCTGGACGGCGAACTGGAGGCACGCAAGCGCCGGCGCCACGAGACCGACGAGCGCGGGCACGGCCGGCGTGACGAGCGGTTCTACTTCGTGGCCCAGGTGCCGCCGGATTTTGCGGCCCGAGCGGAGTGGCCGTGGGTCAAGGCCGTCGGCACGGCGGTGCGGGTCACCACGCACGCCGACGGGACCCAGAGCGACGAGGTGCGGTACGACATGCTGAGCCGGTTCCTGAGCGGCAAACGCTTCGGGGAGGCGGTTCGGGCGCACTGGGGCATCGAGTCGATGCACTGGGTCTTGGACGTGACGTTCCGCGAGGACGAGAGCCGGACGCGCGAGCGGGTGCTGGCGAACAACTTGAGTTGGCTCCGGCGGTTCGCCGTCACGCTACTGAAGCGGCATCCCATCAAGGACAGCATCCGGGGGAAGATGATTCGCTGCCTGATGAATACACAGTTCCTCGACGAAGTCCTGACATTACCAGCAGTCTGA
- a CDS encoding DUF1501 domain-containing protein, with protein MVELAGGNDGLNTIAPYGDDLYHRACTMLGLTRREVLRIDDYHGFHPRLTELKNFYDQKQLAVVQGVGYPNPDRSHFESMDIWQLADPGRVPNTGWFGRRIPAMRAREAGVPGMFVGQDRLPVALSGADGGVISLADRASFRLQLTGNAAPRRRLIEDLNGGNDGGDLTAFVRRRQLQTYTSIQKIEEALRDIQPNTNTQPRRFDQPTPNELTTLSGKLNLIARLIQKGLGTRIYYASIAGLDTHSSQADMHTELLQEVSGAVDQFFGLLGTEAGRVVLMTYSEFGRRVKQNGSRGTDHGSGPNLFVAGPKVAAGLVGRHPKLDDLVDGNVRFHTDFRRGVRHAVGPVAWRREPAGVGPSVRAAAANRQGEAGRPGWRGATPAAGHRGADPDGRGVRRAGGPRRTHRRPRQRSSAPPGPGGHRPRAIASPHLEPAPCPAWPPRSPYSCLPTLVRPAPRSLESSARRSRSCSSAGTASPPTRPLTTAPPSAPRSAARPATRPAPCSHTSP; from the coding sequence GTGGTCGAGCTGGCCGGCGGGAACGACGGGCTGAACACGATCGCCCCCTACGGCGACGACCTGTACCACCGCGCCTGCACGATGCTCGGCCTGACCCGCCGAGAGGTGCTGCGGATCGACGACTACCACGGCTTCCACCCACGGCTCACCGAACTGAAGAACTTCTACGACCAGAAGCAACTCGCGGTCGTGCAGGGCGTCGGCTACCCGAACCCGGACCGGTCGCACTTCGAGAGCATGGACATCTGGCAGCTCGCCGACCCCGGCCGCGTCCCGAACACCGGCTGGTTCGGCCGCAGGATCCCGGCCATGCGCGCCCGCGAGGCCGGCGTCCCCGGCATGTTCGTCGGCCAGGACCGGCTGCCGGTCGCGCTCAGCGGCGCCGACGGCGGCGTCATCAGCCTGGCCGACCGGGCGAGCTTCCGGCTGCAACTCACCGGCAACGCGGCCCCGCGCCGCCGACTCATCGAAGACCTGAACGGCGGCAACGACGGCGGCGACCTGACCGCGTTCGTCCGCCGCCGGCAGCTGCAAACCTACACGAGCATTCAGAAGATCGAAGAGGCACTGCGCGACATCCAGCCGAACACCAACACCCAGCCGCGCCGCTTTGACCAGCCGACCCCGAACGAACTCACCACACTGAGCGGCAAATTGAACCTGATCGCCCGGCTGATCCAGAAGGGGCTCGGCACCCGCATCTACTACGCCTCGATCGCTGGGTTGGACACGCACTCGTCGCAGGCCGACATGCACACCGAGCTGTTGCAGGAGGTGTCGGGCGCGGTCGACCAGTTCTTCGGCCTGCTCGGCACCGAGGCCGGGCGGGTGGTGCTGATGACGTACTCCGAGTTCGGCCGGCGGGTGAAGCAGAACGGCAGCCGCGGCACCGACCACGGCAGCGGCCCGAACCTATTCGTGGCCGGGCCGAAGGTGGCCGCCGGGCTCGTCGGCCGTCACCCGAAGCTCGACGACCTGGTGGACGGCAACGTCCGCTTCCACACAGACTTCCGACGGGGTGTACGCCACGCTGTTGGACCAGTGGCTTGGCGTCGAGAGCCGGCTGGTGTTGGGCCAAGTGTTCGAGCCGCTGCCGCTAATCGACAAGGCGAAGCCGGCCGCCCCGGCTGGCGCGGCGCCACCCCCGCGGCCGGGCACCGCGGCGCGGACCCGGACGGCCGAGGTGTTCGACGCGCCGGCGGTCCCCGACGCACCCACCGCCGCCCGCGCCAAAGAAGTAGCGCTCCACCAGGCCCGGGGGGCCACCGTCCCCGGGCAATCGCCTCCCCACATCTGGAGCCCGCACCATGCCCCGCCTGGCCCCCGCGGTCGCCCTACTCCTGTTTGCCTACGCTGGTGCGGCCCGCGCCCAGGAGCCTGGAAAGCTCCGCTCGCCGATCACGCAGTTGTTCGTCCGCTGGGACGGCGTCACCGCCCACAAGGCCGCTTACGACGGCTCCGCCCTCGGCTCCGCGCTCCGCGGCCCGACCGGCGACTCGGCCCGCGCCCTGCTCGCACACCTCCCCATGA
- a CDS encoding helix-turn-helix domain-containing protein, with the protein MAVDALTLTYWQRRHLGQQLRSTRDARVYRRTLAVLGVADGEPVASVAGRLRVTLRAVYHWVATYGRDHAPAALADRDRSGRPRLLTPSDRELLRELLGRSPQEVGYFAAQWTVPLLREHLTRRTGRPFSDDALRRELQRMRYSWKRSRYTLDPDPEFGGKNRGASCGTSGDCRHVASSWRRTRPTCCCSRRCGPPGRPGAGHGQRVSDCW; encoded by the coding sequence ATGGCCGTGGACGCCTTGACGCTGACGTACTGGCAACGACGGCACCTGGGACAGCAACTCCGCTCCACCCGCGATGCCCGCGTGTACCGCCGCACCCTCGCGGTCCTGGGGGTCGCCGATGGGGAACCGGTCGCCTCCGTCGCCGGCCGGCTCCGGGTCACACTCCGGGCGGTCTACCACTGGGTCGCGACCTACGGCCGTGACCACGCCCCGGCGGCCCTCGCCGACCGCGACCGGTCCGGGCGGCCCCGCCTGCTGACCCCGTCGGACCGGGAGTTGCTCCGCGAACTCCTGGGCCGCTCTCCCCAGGAGGTGGGCTACTTCGCCGCCCAGTGGACCGTCCCGTTGCTCCGCGAGCACCTGACCCGCCGCACCGGCCGGCCGTTCTCCGACGACGCCCTCCGGCGGGAGTTGCAGCGGATGAGGTACAGCTGGAAGCGGTCCCGCTACACCCTCGACCCGGACCCCGAGTTCGGGGGGAAAAATAGAGGCGCATCCTGCGGCACATCCGGCGACTGCCGGCACGTAGCGTCGTCCTGGCGGAGGACGAGACCGACCTGCTGCTGTTCCCGCCGCTGCGGTCCGCCTGGTCGCCCCGGGGCCGGCCACGGTCAGCGCGTATCAGACTGCTGGTAA
- a CDS encoding YHS domain-containing protein: MRFSNETPWPYRLTLTTTDKATIRFGGKLTDKTLTFHRLDGDAKEEQQLVFSLLHHNRHLYRFETRPVGSTLAYGKKYQVGATKEGVPFAAVPTGPECVVSGGLGTSRVTFMGKDYFVCCSGCRDEFKANPEKYVKEAEQKAKAGK, translated from the coding sequence GTGCGATTCTCAAACGAAACCCCGTGGCCGTACCGCCTCACCCTCACAACGACCGACAAGGCCACGATCCGATTCGGCGGCAAGCTCACCGACAAGACACTGACCTTTCACCGGCTCGACGGTGACGCGAAAGAGGAGCAGCAACTGGTGTTCAGCCTGCTGCACCACAACCGCCACCTGTATCGATTCGAGACACGGCCCGTCGGTTCGACGCTGGCCTACGGGAAGAAGTACCAGGTCGGGGCCACCAAGGAGGGAGTTCCGTTCGCAGCCGTGCCGACAGGGCCGGAATGTGTCGTCAGCGGCGGACTTGGCACGTCGAGGGTGACGTTCATGGGCAAGGACTACTTCGTCTGCTGCTCCGGCTGCCGGGACGAGTTCAAGGCTAACCCGGAGAAGTACGTCAAGGAGGCGGAGCAGAAGGCGAAGGCCGGGAAATAG
- a CDS encoding class I SAM-dependent methyltransferase, which translates to MATDYAQERAFFDRVASATTVTPMSRDVLERYAAPRHPHLFAKELMFRLAGDLRGKRVLEVGCGEGVASVQLAYCGAAVDAVDISPVSIDVARRRADTNAQDVTFRVADVTREDLADPGTYDVVWCDLILHHLTDSLGAVMDGVWRWLRPGGVFIAREPVAYAGWLKALRGLVPVAVDATDDEQPLRDAEFDVIRQRFPDLKRRYFRILARADRMGAGLPLLRGLARMDNALLTLPGTQGLAGNVVVWGTK; encoded by the coding sequence ATGGCGACGGACTACGCTCAGGAGCGGGCTTTCTTCGACCGGGTGGCGTCGGCCACCACCGTGACGCCGATGAGCCGCGACGTCCTGGAGAGGTACGCGGCCCCGCGGCACCCGCACCTGTTCGCCAAGGAACTGATGTTCCGCCTGGCCGGCGACCTCCGCGGCAAGCGCGTCCTCGAAGTCGGCTGCGGCGAGGGCGTGGCGTCCGTGCAGCTCGCGTACTGCGGGGCCGCCGTGGACGCCGTCGACATCTCGCCCGTGTCAATCGACGTGGCCCGCCGCCGGGCCGACACAAACGCTCAGGACGTGACCTTCCGCGTAGCCGACGTCACGCGCGAGGACTTGGCCGATCCCGGCACCTATGACGTGGTGTGGTGCGACCTTATCCTCCACCACTTAACCGATTCACTCGGCGCGGTCATGGACGGCGTGTGGCGCTGGCTCAGGCCCGGCGGCGTCTTCATCGCCCGCGAACCCGTCGCATACGCCGGCTGGCTGAAAGCACTGCGCGGGCTGGTGCCCGTGGCGGTGGACGCGACCGACGACGAGCAGCCACTCCGCGACGCGGAGTTCGATGTGATCCGGCAGCGCTTTCCGGATCTGAAGCGGCGTTACTTCCGCATCCTGGCGCGAGCCGACCGCATGGGTGCGGGCCTACCGCTGCTGCGCGGATTAGCCCGTATGGACAACGCTCTGCTCACGCTACCCGGCACACAAGGGCTCGCCGGTAATGTTGTGGTGTGGGGCACCAAATGA
- a CDS encoding carbon storage regulator has product MLVLTRRAGEQIVIAGNIRLTVVNIGPGRVKIGIEAPDNVRVDRQEIFEKIQQEQATDVLHAVAQGVTTDGVSPTIVAAGETSSKLHNRIAEHVPAPTAAEAVPIGQPRVRKPR; this is encoded by the coding sequence ATGCTCGTTCTCACACGTCGCGCCGGCGAACAGATCGTAATCGCCGGGAACATCCGCCTCACCGTCGTCAACATCGGCCCCGGCCGCGTTAAGATCGGCATCGAGGCACCGGACAACGTCCGCGTCGACCGCCAGGAAATCTTCGAGAAAATCCAACAGGAGCAAGCCACCGACGTGCTCCACGCTGTGGCGCAGGGGGTCACGACCGACGGGGTCAGTCCGACGATCGTTGCGGCGGGCGAGACTTCGTCGAAGCTGCACAACCGCATCGCCGAGCACGTCCCCGCCCCGACCGCAGCCGAGGCGGTGCCGATCGGCCAACCGCGCGTCCGCAAGCCCCGCTAA
- a CDS encoding response regulator — protein sequence MTTTSPTPAALADTGGLVLAPPTSHVPLRVLCVDDNQDAADSLGALLRLVGFDARVCHDAATALTVAAAFSPEACVLDITMPGMDGCELAALMRARDAGLYLVAVTALGDEEAVARTEVAGFDLHFVKPVAPQQLIDALFAFEQRARWSDD from the coding sequence GTGACGACGACTTCACCTACACCTGCCGCGCTGGCCGACACCGGCGGGTTGGTTCTCGCGCCCCCCACATCCCACGTGCCACTCCGCGTGTTGTGCGTAGACGACAACCAGGACGCCGCAGACTCACTCGGAGCGTTGCTGCGGCTGGTCGGATTCGACGCGCGCGTGTGCCACGATGCCGCAACGGCGCTCACGGTCGCTGCGGCGTTCTCGCCCGAGGCCTGCGTACTGGACATCACCATGCCGGGGATGGACGGTTGTGAGTTGGCCGCACTGATGCGGGCGCGCGACGCCGGGCTCTACCTCGTCGCGGTGACGGCGCTGGGCGACGAGGAAGCCGTGGCCCGAACTGAGGTCGCCGGATTCGATCTGCACTTCGTGAAACCGGTCGCCCCGCAGCAACTGATCGACGCCTTGTTCGCATTCGAGCAGCGGGCACGCTGGAGCGACGACTAA
- a CDS encoding transposase translates to MRAGRGGQPKEVLLCGRNGRRVVFGAMNLRTGHRLLVPREHQRAADFQAFLRVVRSSYRGWHVAMLLDEDPSHTAKGSVRLADEFGFELLWLPKRALQLNPMDTLWGQAKDVVSADKQYATLEEQVERFIGYLETQSPAWALKTAGVFSDDFWLGNVL, encoded by the coding sequence ATGCGCGCTGGCCGTGGGGGCCAGCCCAAGGAGGTTCTCCTCTGCGGGCGGAACGGCCGGCGGGTGGTCTTCGGGGCGATGAACCTGCGGACCGGCCACCGCCTGTTGGTGCCCCGGGAGCACCAGCGGGCGGCCGACTTCCAGGCGTTCCTGCGGGTGGTGCGCAGCTCCTACCGGGGCTGGCACGTGGCGATGCTGCTGGACGAGGACCCGAGCCATACGGCCAAGGGGTCGGTCCGGCTGGCCGACGAGTTCGGGTTCGAGTTGCTGTGGCTGCCCAAGCGGGCACTCCAGCTCAACCCGATGGACACGTTGTGGGGCCAGGCCAAGGACGTGGTGAGTGCCGACAAGCAGTACGCCACCCTGGAGGAGCAGGTCGAGCGATTCATCGGCTACCTGGAGACCCAGTCACCCGCGTGGGCCTTGAAGACCGCCGGCGTCTTCTCTGACGACTTCTGGTTGGGGAACGTCTTGTGA
- a CDS encoding serine hydrolase yields MRSLFALVLALAPVRAAAAEPVLEAKDVDAVVESALKEFQAPGAAVVVVKDDKVIHLKGYGVRRLGGDAAVTPDTVFPIASCSKPFTAALLAQLVDAGKLKWDDRVSDHLDLFRLSDPLADREVTFRDLLSHRTGMPRHDMLWVAYTADTSDLIRRWGRAKSSTSFRSTWEYANVPFTTAGVVAGKLNGSDWAAAAKARLFDPLGMASTSGTAKAGQAAADHATPHYRGFDRSITPIIWDDIDHAGGAGCINSTARDMGNWLRAQLAGGKLGDKDVIPARQLKEMHSPQMVVKTDGAFAPFFPAKSTAYASYGLGWFVHDYRGHKCVSHGGTLTGFRAQCMMIPEKKLGVFVACNLRPSALPEVVTKSVLDRALGLPLEDWVKFHKEGFALAELNVINARVKRDKEQKKDTKPSLAPEKYAGRYEDRAYGTAVVAEADGKLMLRWGRLALRLDHYHFDTFTAVPVEPRDEVVSFDRTTLDVRFRLGTNGDVEGLTFLEQDFRREAGKK; encoded by the coding sequence ATGCGCAGCCTGTTCGCGCTCGTCCTCGCCCTCGCCCCGGTCCGCGCCGCGGCGGCCGAGCCGGTGCTCGAGGCCAAGGACGTCGACGCCGTCGTCGAGTCGGCACTCAAGGAGTTCCAGGCACCCGGTGCCGCGGTCGTGGTGGTGAAGGACGACAAGGTGATCCACCTGAAGGGCTACGGCGTCCGCCGGCTCGGCGGGGACGCGGCCGTCACGCCCGACACCGTCTTCCCGATCGCGTCGTGCTCGAAGCCGTTCACCGCGGCGCTGCTGGCGCAGCTCGTGGACGCCGGCAAGCTGAAGTGGGACGACCGCGTCTCCGACCACCTCGACCTGTTCCGCCTCTCCGACCCGCTGGCCGACCGTGAGGTCACGTTTCGCGACCTCCTCTCGCACCGCACCGGGATGCCGCGGCACGACATGCTGTGGGTCGCGTATACCGCCGACACGTCGGACCTGATCCGCCGCTGGGGCCGGGCCAAGTCGTCGACGTCGTTCCGCTCGACGTGGGAGTACGCGAACGTACCATTCACCACGGCCGGGGTCGTGGCCGGGAAGCTGAACGGCTCCGACTGGGCGGCCGCCGCGAAAGCCCGACTGTTCGACCCGCTCGGCATGGCGTCCACGAGCGGGACGGCGAAGGCCGGGCAGGCCGCGGCCGATCACGCCACGCCGCACTACCGCGGGTTCGACAGGTCGATCACGCCGATCATCTGGGACGACATCGACCACGCCGGCGGGGCCGGCTGCATCAACTCGACCGCCCGCGACATGGGCAACTGGCTACGGGCACAGCTCGCCGGCGGGAAGCTCGGCGACAAGGACGTCATCCCTGCCCGGCAGTTGAAGGAGATGCACAGCCCGCAGATGGTGGTGAAGACGGACGGGGCGTTCGCGCCGTTCTTCCCGGCCAAGAGCACGGCGTACGCCAGCTACGGCCTCGGCTGGTTCGTTCACGACTACCGCGGGCACAAGTGCGTGTCGCACGGCGGCACGCTGACCGGCTTCCGGGCGCAGTGCATGATGATCCCGGAAAAGAAGCTCGGCGTGTTCGTGGCGTGTAACCTCCGCCCATCGGCCCTGCCCGAGGTCGTAACGAAGTCCGTGCTCGACCGGGCGCTGGGCCTGCCCTTGGAGGACTGGGTGAAGTTCCACAAGGAGGGCTTCGCCCTCGCGGAACTGAACGTCATTAACGCCCGGGTGAAGCGCGACAAAGAACAGAAGAAGGACACAAAGCCGTCGCTTGCCCCGGAGAAATACGCGGGCCGGTACGAAGACCGCGCCTACGGCACTGCGGTGGTGGCGGAGGCCGACGGCAAACTGATGCTCCGCTGGGGCCGACTGGCGTTGCGGCTCGACCACTACCACTTCGACACGTTCACCGCGGTGCCAGTGGAGCCGCGCGATGAAGTGGTGTCGTTCGACCGGACGACACTGGACGTGCGGTTTCGCCTGGGCACGAACGGCGACGTGGAGGGGCTGACCTTTCTGGAGCAGGACTTCCGCCGCGAGGCGGGTAAGAAGTGA
- the eboE gene encoding metabolite traffic protein EboE gives MALSARPIGYCTNVHPGRSVADVLAGLDQYTLPVREALGRPVAAGLWLARPVVDELLASPDRLLEFAAQLAARRLPCYTLNAFPYGDFHAARVKEQVYRPDWGAPERADYTRKCAAVLAVLLPPGEDGSISTLPLGFKGFDHTADFRSACARNLVGVARHLRELRERTGRTIRVAIEPEPFCLLETTAETIEFFETLWAAADSDEKLVREHVGVCYDVCHQAVEFEDAGEAVRTLARAGVRVNKVQVSCAIELKNPGTNVAGREVLRTYAEPRYLHQVFAGGPGGVVAAAADLTDALCTDPPPAFRDAAAWRVHFHVPVDADQLGPLCTTKPAVRECLAAVAELPEAPHVEVETYTWEVLPGGAIDLVAGLVRELTAVEDWSRAD, from the coding sequence ATGGCCTTGTCTGCCCGCCCAATCGGGTATTGTACCAACGTTCACCCCGGTCGCTCCGTAGCCGACGTGCTCGCCGGACTCGATCAGTACACGCTTCCGGTGCGCGAGGCGCTCGGCCGGCCGGTCGCCGCGGGGTTGTGGCTTGCCCGGCCGGTCGTCGATGAACTGCTCGCGTCGCCTGATCGGTTGCTGGAATTCGCCGCGCAACTCGCCGCCCGCCGACTGCCGTGTTACACCCTCAACGCGTTCCCCTACGGCGACTTCCACGCCGCCCGCGTCAAAGAACAGGTCTACCGCCCCGACTGGGGAGCGCCCGAGCGCGCCGACTACACGCGGAAGTGTGCCGCGGTGCTGGCCGTGCTCCTGCCGCCGGGTGAGGACGGCAGTATTTCGACGCTGCCGCTCGGCTTCAAAGGCTTCGACCACACCGCGGATTTTCGTTCCGCTTGCGCTCGCAACCTCGTCGGCGTTGCGCGTCACCTTCGCGAGTTGCGCGAGCGCACCGGGCGCACAATCCGCGTGGCGATCGAACCCGAGCCGTTTTGCCTGCTAGAAACTACGGCCGAAACGATCGAGTTCTTTGAGACGCTGTGGGCCGCGGCCGACTCGGACGAGAAACTCGTGCGCGAGCACGTCGGCGTCTGTTACGACGTGTGTCATCAGGCCGTCGAGTTCGAGGACGCGGGGGAGGCGGTCCGTACGCTCGCGCGGGCCGGCGTGCGTGTGAACAAGGTCCAGGTCAGCTGCGCGATCGAGCTGAAGAACCCCGGAACGAACGTCGCCGGCCGCGAGGTGCTTCGCACCTACGCCGAGCCTCGCTACCTGCACCAGGTGTTCGCCGGCGGCCCCGGCGGTGTCGTAGCGGCGGCCGCCGACCTGACCGACGCCCTCTGCACCGACCCGCCGCCGGCCTTCCGTGACGCAGCCGCATGGCGAGTCCACTTCCACGTCCCCGTCGACGCCGACCAACTCGGCCCACTCTGCACTACCAAGCCCGCCGTCCGCGAGTGCCTCGCCGCCGTGGCCGAACTACCGGAGGCGCCGCACGTCGAGGTCGAGACGTACACGTGGGAGGTGCTGCCGGGCGGGGCGATCGATTTGGTGGCCGGACTCGTCCGCGAGTTGACGGCGGTCGAGGATTGGAGCCGGGCGGACTAA